One Psychrobacillus glaciei genomic region harbors:
- a CDS encoding VLRF1 family aeRF1-type release factor, whose protein sequence is MTINNELKALKEYTSSDRCVLSVYLNTNPGDPEQLNGGWKIHLKSGLKRLGEYLEASDEKEIESFQILKKKITDELYEKNQTELRKGVVIFATANDDLWSVHYVQVPVKTNFYWENHPVTEQLEYMYKAYPEAGIIMPSFGEVRILDTAMGFVRDDLTFKYDPISEVWGEKKKIDAKGRRTVAGSKSEVLDPRYKVNTSSFFKGMSTTIEQLKKKRGWRELHVAGEAEMANAFADSLRDLPSSCIYKNLNRSKPSEVVHQVLEK, encoded by the coding sequence ATGACGATTAATAATGAACTTAAAGCATTAAAAGAGTATACGTCTAGCGATCGATGTGTGTTGAGTGTTTATTTAAATACGAATCCCGGTGATCCCGAGCAATTAAACGGAGGTTGGAAAATCCATTTGAAAAGCGGCTTAAAGCGTTTAGGTGAGTATTTAGAAGCCTCGGATGAAAAAGAAATTGAATCATTCCAGATTTTAAAGAAAAAAATAACTGATGAACTGTATGAGAAAAATCAAACGGAGCTACGTAAAGGTGTTGTCATTTTTGCTACTGCCAATGATGATTTGTGGTCCGTTCATTATGTGCAGGTTCCGGTAAAAACAAATTTCTACTGGGAAAACCATCCGGTAACTGAACAATTGGAGTATATGTATAAAGCATATCCAGAAGCAGGTATTATCATGCCAAGCTTTGGAGAAGTTCGTATATTGGATACGGCAATGGGATTTGTAAGAGATGATTTAACTTTCAAATACGATCCAATTTCCGAAGTTTGGGGAGAAAAGAAAAAAATAGATGCAAAAGGTAGACGTACAGTTGCGGGTAGTAAAAGTGAAGTTTTGGATCCGAGGTATAAGGTAAATACAAGTAGTTTCTTTAAAGGAATGAGTACGACTATAGAACAATTAAAGAAAAAGCGTGGTTGGAGAGAATTGCATGTGGCAGGCGAGGCTGAAATGGCAAACGCATTTGCCGATAGCTTAAGGGATCTTCCTTCGAGTTGCATTTATAAAAATTTGAATAGAAGTAAACCGAGCGAAGTAGTTCATCAAGTTCTTGAAAAATAA
- a CDS encoding alpha/beta-type small acid-soluble spore protein, with protein sequence MPNNNQLVVPGVRQALDQMKYEIAQEFGVQLGGDATARANGSVGGEITKRLVAQAQSQMSGYQNTQK encoded by the coding sequence ATGCCGAATAACAATCAACTAGTAGTACCAGGAGTTAGACAAGCACTTGACCAAATGAAATATGAAATTGCTCAAGAATTCGGTGTACAACTTGGAGGAGACGCTACAGCGCGTGCTAACGGTTCCGTTGGCGGAGAAATTACAAAGCGTTTAGTAGCTCAAGCCCAATCACAAATGAGTGGATATCAAAATACCCAAAAATAA
- a CDS encoding DUF2653 family protein: MEKLIIPEQNIINAVCVYISRQLQCEPEDVEVELLYDDENGFTAEAYLNEQKEVLNTFNLIKALRLSMEEFLNIDPISTGIELLLDDEEGIVAAVN, from the coding sequence ATGGAGAAGCTGATTATTCCTGAGCAAAATATAATTAATGCCGTTTGCGTTTATATCTCACGTCAATTGCAATGCGAACCTGAAGACGTAGAAGTAGAACTACTTTATGATGATGAAAATGGGTTTACAGCTGAAGCTTATCTAAATGAACAGAAAGAAGTTCTGAACACGTTTAATTTAATTAAAGCGCTTCGTCTAAGCATGGAGGAATTTTTAAATATAGACCCGATTTCTACTGGAATTGAGCTTTTGTTAGACGACGAAGAAGGCATTGTTGCAGCAGTTAATTAA
- the sda gene encoding sporulation histidine kinase inhibitor Sda, which yields MSKMSDELLIESYVTAIELNLSPDFITLLKDEIHRRSLSIEQCILL from the coding sequence ATGAGTAAAATGTCAGATGAATTGTTAATTGAATCTTATGTTACAGCGATCGAGTTAAACCTTTCTCCGGACTTTATTACCTTACTAAAAGATGAAATTCACCGGCGATCTCTTTCTATCGAACAATGTATTCTACTCTAA
- a CDS encoding L,D-transpeptidase, whose product MTLWIDISVNTFQLKLYDASILLKTYPIAIGKVLTPTPTGNYIIINKELNPDGPFGVLWMGLSKPHYGIHGTNNPASIGKNVSHGCIRMHNHDILELSSFVPTSTNVYIHK is encoded by the coding sequence GTGACCCTTTGGATAGATATTTCGGTAAATACCTTTCAACTTAAACTGTATGATGCCAGTATACTTTTGAAGACGTATCCAATAGCAATTGGAAAAGTATTGACTCCAACTCCGACAGGGAATTATATCATCATTAACAAAGAACTAAACCCTGATGGACCTTTTGGTGTTTTATGGATGGGTCTTTCCAAACCACATTACGGAATTCATGGTACCAACAATCCAGCATCTATAGGCAAGAATGTTTCTCACGGCTGTATTCGAATGCATAACCATGATATTCTTGAGCTTTCCTCCTTCGTTCCAACTAGTACAAATGTGTATATCCACAAATAA
- the hutH gene encoding histidine ammonia-lyase, whose amino-acid sequence MICLNGHGLTLEDMRDILYQNETVMLEGNAIKAVEKSRKVVENIVKERRTVYGINTGFGKFSDVSIEEEDVHALQLHLIRSHACGIGQPFEETVSRAMVVLRLNALLKGFSGIRLEVLERLAYMVNNRIHPVIPQQGSLGASGDLAPLSHLALVLIGEGLVWDGEKHISSQEVWESHNLKPIVLEAKEGLALINGTQAMTAQGVVNWLESETLAYQSEWIASMTMEALHGITDAFHPAIHEARGYPEQVAVAKRILGWVEGSKLVTKQGEKRVQDAYSLRCIPQIHGASWQVLGYVKEKLEIEMNAATDNPLIVEDGELIISGGNFHGQPIAFAMDFLKIGIAELANVSERRIERLVNPQLNEGLPPFLSPQPGLQSGAMILQYAAASLVSENKTLAHPASVDSIPSSANQEDHVSMGTIGARHAHQILQNARRVIAIEALCAMQGVEYRGIDLMAPALSEKWHEMRAFIPSITEDRIFSIDIEKLNTYLKEKTADKKSASAL is encoded by the coding sequence ATGATTTGTTTAAACGGACATGGGCTAACCCTGGAAGATATGCGTGACATCTTATACCAAAATGAAACAGTTATGCTAGAAGGCAACGCAATAAAAGCCGTGGAAAAAAGCCGCAAAGTAGTGGAAAACATTGTGAAAGAACGCCGAACAGTTTACGGCATCAATACCGGATTTGGAAAGTTTAGCGATGTGAGCATTGAGGAAGAGGATGTTCATGCACTGCAACTCCACCTTATTCGTTCCCATGCATGTGGAATCGGTCAACCTTTTGAAGAAACCGTGTCACGTGCAATGGTAGTTTTGCGTTTAAATGCATTGTTAAAAGGATTTTCTGGTATTCGTCTTGAAGTACTTGAAAGACTTGCGTACATGGTTAATAACCGTATTCACCCAGTGATACCACAACAAGGATCATTAGGCGCATCCGGTGACTTAGCTCCTCTCTCCCATTTAGCTTTGGTTCTTATTGGAGAGGGTCTTGTATGGGACGGTGAAAAACATATTTCTTCCCAAGAAGTGTGGGAAAGTCATAACTTAAAGCCAATTGTTCTAGAAGCAAAAGAAGGTCTCGCTCTTATTAATGGTACACAAGCTATGACAGCTCAGGGTGTCGTGAACTGGTTAGAATCCGAAACACTAGCCTACCAAAGCGAGTGGATTGCTTCTATGACCATGGAAGCTTTACATGGGATAACGGATGCATTTCATCCTGCTATTCATGAAGCTCGAGGATATCCAGAGCAAGTAGCAGTCGCAAAACGTATTCTAGGTTGGGTTGAAGGAAGTAAACTTGTTACAAAACAAGGGGAAAAACGTGTGCAGGATGCTTATTCATTACGGTGTATTCCGCAAATTCACGGAGCTAGCTGGCAAGTACTAGGTTATGTAAAAGAAAAGCTAGAAATCGAAATGAACGCCGCAACCGATAACCCACTTATTGTGGAAGATGGTGAGCTCATAATATCAGGTGGAAACTTCCATGGTCAACCAATTGCCTTTGCCATGGATTTCTTGAAAATTGGAATTGCTGAACTAGCAAACGTTTCCGAGCGAAGAATCGAACGATTAGTAAATCCACAATTAAACGAAGGTTTACCACCTTTTTTAAGTCCGCAACCTGGATTACAATCAGGTGCAATGATTTTACAATATGCAGCAGCTAGCTTAGTATCTGAAAATAAAACACTTGCACATCCGGCATCTGTTGACTCGATACCTTCTTCTGCCAATCAGGAAGACCACGTCAGTATGGGAACAATTGGTGCAAGACACGCCCATCAAATACTGCAAAATGCACGTCGTGTAATTGCCATCGAAGCGCTTTGTGCCATGCAAGGTGTAGAATATCGTGGAATTGACCTAATGGCACCAGCTCTATCAGAGAAGTGGCATGAAATGCGAGCATTTATCCCATCAATAACAGAAGATCGTATCTTTAGTATAGACATTGAGAAATTAAATACGTATTTAAAAGAAAAAACTGCAGATAAGAAAAGCGCAAGCGCCCTTTAA
- the hutI gene encoding imidazolonepropionase, translated as MGKPFWIKHAAQLVTLAYKSPGPRVKEAMSELAIIEDGSVWLEDGVIQAIGTTTELAIHYADRATEADVIDATGHLVTPGLVDPHTHLAFGGSREREFEMRLEGATYMDIMNAGGGIHATTRMTREATEDELVQQSVGRLDSFLAHGVTTVEGKSGYGLDLETELKQLRVMKRLQAEHPIDIVPTFMGAHAVPTEYKGHEEEYVDLIIKEMLPIVAREKLAQFNDVFCEVGVFTPEQSERILEAGKLYGLTPKIHADEIEPYQGAELAAKVGAISAEHLLKATDEGIQAMAEQGVIACLLPATALYLRETAARGRAMIDAGVPVAISTDCNPGSSPTTSMPLVMNLACISMRLTPAESLCAATYNAACAIQMEDKVGSLEVGKQADIVLWNVRNYQELQYLFGVNHVKCVWKKGTKVIG; from the coding sequence ATGGGAAAACCCTTTTGGATTAAACATGCAGCACAGCTAGTCACACTAGCATATAAATCTCCTGGTCCTCGAGTAAAGGAAGCCATGAGTGAATTAGCGATTATTGAAGATGGCAGTGTTTGGCTTGAAGATGGTGTTATTCAAGCAATAGGAACAACCACAGAACTTGCAATACATTACGCAGATCGAGCAACAGAAGCTGATGTTATTGATGCTACTGGACATTTAGTAACACCAGGACTGGTCGACCCACATACACATTTAGCTTTCGGTGGAAGCCGTGAGAGAGAGTTTGAAATGCGTCTAGAAGGCGCGACATATATGGATATCATGAATGCCGGCGGTGGAATTCATGCGACGACTCGAATGACACGCGAGGCAACTGAAGATGAACTAGTTCAGCAAAGTGTAGGAAGATTAGATTCCTTTTTAGCCCATGGTGTTACTACCGTGGAAGGAAAAAGCGGATACGGTTTAGATTTGGAAACAGAACTGAAACAACTCCGGGTGATGAAACGTTTGCAAGCGGAACATCCGATAGATATCGTTCCTACGTTTATGGGCGCTCACGCTGTTCCAACAGAATATAAAGGTCATGAGGAAGAATACGTTGATTTGATTATTAAAGAAATGCTTCCTATCGTTGCTCGAGAAAAACTTGCGCAGTTTAATGATGTTTTTTGCGAAGTTGGTGTTTTCACTCCTGAACAATCCGAACGCATTTTAGAAGCAGGAAAATTGTATGGACTTACTCCGAAAATACATGCGGATGAAATAGAACCTTATCAAGGTGCAGAGCTTGCTGCAAAAGTGGGTGCCATTTCTGCAGAACATTTATTAAAAGCAACAGATGAAGGTATTCAAGCTATGGCTGAGCAAGGTGTTATTGCATGTTTATTGCCAGCGACAGCTTTGTATTTAAGGGAAACAGCAGCTAGAGGACGAGCGATGATTGATGCAGGTGTTCCTGTTGCAATTTCTACGGATTGCAATCCTGGTTCTTCTCCAACCACATCTATGCCACTTGTGATGAACTTAGCTTGTATTTCGATGAGATTAACTCCTGCCGAAAGCCTATGTGCAGCCACTTATAATGCGGCATGTGCGATTCAAATGGAGGATAAAGTTGGTTCCTTAGAAGTTGGTAAGCAAGCAGATATTGTTCTTTGGAATGTGAGAAATTATCAGGAACTACAATATTTATTTGGCGTCAACCATGTGAAATGTGTGTGGAAAAAAGGGACAAAAGTGATTGGATAA
- the hutU gene encoding urocanate hydratase, giving the protein MGKASEKVIRYRGTELNTKGWLQEAALRMLMNNLDAEVAEHPDELVVYGGIGKAARNWDAFDAIVRSLKELENDETLLVQSGKPVAVFKSHADAPRVLIANSNLVPAYATWEHFHELDKKGLMMYGQMTAGSWIYIGSQGIVQGTYETFAELAKQHFNGSLKHTITLTAGLGGMGAAQPLAVTMNGGVCIGIDVDETRIDRRIETRYTDVKTHSLDEAIRIAEEAKQEGKALSIGLVGNASDILPEMIARGFIPDVLTDQTSAHDPLNGYVPSLMSLEEAAILRNSDPKEYVKCSKASMAQHVRAMVDMMDKGAVTFDYGNNIRQVAKDEGFERAFDFPGFVPAYIRPQFCEGKGPFRWVALSGDPEDIYKTDEVILREFSYNTHLCNWIKMAREKIQFQGLPSRICWLGYGERARFGKIINDMVASGELSAPIVIGRDHLDSGSVASPNRETEAMKDGSDAVADWPILNAMINAVGGATWVSVHHGGGVGMGYSIHAGMVIVADGTKEAEARLERVLTSDPGMGVVRHFDAGYELAEKTARDKGIHIPMMKQED; this is encoded by the coding sequence ATGGGGAAAGCAAGTGAGAAAGTTATACGTTATCGAGGAACAGAATTGAATACGAAGGGCTGGCTTCAAGAAGCTGCTCTTAGAATGTTAATGAATAACTTGGACGCTGAGGTTGCAGAACATCCAGATGAACTAGTCGTATACGGAGGTATTGGAAAAGCGGCACGTAACTGGGATGCGTTTGACGCGATTGTTCGCTCATTAAAAGAACTAGAAAACGATGAGACATTACTTGTGCAATCTGGAAAGCCGGTTGCTGTATTCAAATCGCATGCTGATGCTCCTCGCGTACTGATTGCTAACTCTAACTTAGTTCCTGCATACGCTACATGGGAACATTTTCATGAACTCGATAAAAAAGGGTTAATGATGTACGGGCAAATGACTGCGGGTAGTTGGATATACATTGGTTCTCAAGGAATTGTGCAAGGTACTTATGAAACGTTCGCTGAGTTAGCTAAGCAACATTTTAATGGATCATTGAAACACACCATTACACTTACAGCAGGTCTTGGAGGAATGGGGGCCGCTCAACCACTTGCAGTAACGATGAACGGCGGTGTATGTATCGGTATCGATGTCGATGAGACACGTATTGATCGCCGAATCGAAACACGTTACACAGATGTTAAAACTCATTCGTTAGATGAAGCGATTCGAATAGCAGAGGAAGCAAAACAAGAAGGTAAGGCTTTATCCATTGGTCTTGTTGGTAATGCTTCTGATATTCTTCCCGAAATGATTGCTCGTGGTTTTATTCCAGATGTATTAACAGATCAAACATCCGCACACGATCCATTAAACGGTTACGTTCCTTCTCTTATGTCTTTAGAAGAAGCAGCTATTCTACGAAACAGCGATCCAAAAGAATATGTAAAATGCTCAAAAGCTTCGATGGCACAGCATGTTCGTGCAATGGTTGACATGATGGATAAAGGAGCTGTGACATTTGACTATGGAAATAATATTCGTCAAGTAGCCAAAGATGAAGGATTTGAACGTGCATTCGACTTCCCTGGTTTCGTTCCCGCTTATATACGCCCTCAGTTCTGTGAAGGAAAAGGACCTTTCCGCTGGGTAGCATTATCGGGTGATCCAGAAGATATTTACAAAACAGATGAAGTCATTTTACGAGAGTTCAGCTATAACACACATTTATGTAACTGGATTAAAATGGCGCGTGAAAAAATTCAATTTCAAGGTCTTCCTTCTCGCATTTGTTGGTTAGGTTATGGCGAACGTGCACGTTTCGGAAAAATCATTAACGATATGGTCGCTTCCGGTGAATTAAGTGCCCCAATCGTGATTGGTCGTGATCATCTCGATTCTGGATCAGTTGCATCTCCCAACCGTGAAACAGAAGCAATGAAAGACGGCTCTGATGCAGTTGCAGATTGGCCGATTTTGAATGCCATGATTAACGCTGTTGGCGGTGCAACATGGGTTTCTGTTCATCATGGTGGTGGCGTTGGAATGGGCTATTCCATTCATGCAGGAATGGTAATAGTAGCAGATGGGACGAAAGAAGCGGAAGCAAGATTGGAACGCGTGCTTACATCTGACCCTGGAATGGGAGTTGTACGCCATTTCGATGCTGGTTATGAACTTGCAGAAAAAACAGCACGTGACAAAGGCATCCACATTCCAATGATGAAACAGGAGGATTGA
- a CDS encoding DUF4349 domain-containing protein, producing the protein MKKLIFYLLLISFLSLVTACSDNKDMEKEYKKEEANDSASYSAEELKSMANVAEGKIEEAPSEVTIERMIIHKAIISTNVKNLANAQYNIEQKVKKYGGYIVESNVFQIDDQTSSGNMIVRIPEKHFDTFLSDTEEVASKVLERNVTGQDVTEQYVDLTSRIKSKRVVEERLLEFMKKAEKTEDLLKISSDLASVQEEIEVIVGKIKYLENQTSFSTVELTMYENRVIIPEIDNKDLNTLDKTKKQFVTSTNALLAAGSGVIVFLIGNLPVFLFLGVIAFVVYWIFKRRRVVNKKE; encoded by the coding sequence ATGAAAAAACTAATTTTCTATTTACTTCTTATCAGTTTTTTAAGTTTAGTTACAGCTTGTAGTGATAATAAAGATATGGAAAAGGAATACAAAAAAGAGGAAGCAAACGACTCTGCAAGCTATTCGGCGGAAGAATTGAAAAGTATGGCAAATGTAGCTGAAGGGAAAATTGAAGAAGCTCCATCAGAAGTGACTATTGAACGTATGATCATTCACAAAGCGATTATAAGTACGAATGTGAAAAATCTAGCGAATGCACAATACAATATTGAACAGAAAGTTAAGAAATATGGCGGCTATATTGTGGAGTCAAATGTGTTCCAGATAGACGATCAGACGAGTAGTGGCAATATGATTGTACGAATTCCAGAAAAGCATTTTGACACATTTTTATCCGATACGGAAGAAGTAGCTTCCAAAGTGCTAGAACGCAATGTAACCGGGCAAGACGTAACGGAGCAATACGTAGATTTAACCTCCCGTATCAAATCGAAACGAGTAGTAGAGGAACGTTTGCTAGAATTTATGAAAAAGGCGGAAAAAACGGAAGATCTATTAAAAATTTCTTCCGATCTAGCATCGGTACAAGAGGAGATAGAAGTTATAGTAGGTAAGATAAAATACCTTGAAAACCAAACTTCCTTTTCCACAGTAGAGCTGACAATGTATGAAAATCGCGTAATCATACCTGAGATAGACAATAAAGACTTAAATACCTTGGACAAAACAAAGAAACAATTTGTAACAAGTACAAATGCACTTTTGGCTGCGGGCTCTGGAGTAATTGTGTTTCTTATCGGGAATTTACCGGTTTTTCTCTTTTTAGGTGTAATTGCCTTTGTTGTGTATTGGATTTTTAAAAGAAGAAGAGTTGTAAATAAGAAGGAGTAG
- a CDS encoding PrkA family serine protein kinase, with the protein MDILNKVKSYREEENKLKWEGTFEEYLGIVKDRPEVAQTAHSRVYNMINSSGLTERDGLKMYHFFGNEIFGLETAIERLVQEYFHPAAKRLDVRKRILLLMGPVSGGKSSIVTLLKRGLEQYSRTDEGAVYAIKGCPMHEDPLHLIPQHLREDFTEEYGIRIEGSLSPLNSMRLEKEYEGRIEHVIIERIFFSEDKRVGIGTFTPSDPKSQDIADLTGSIDFSTIAEFGSESDPRAYRFDGELNKANRGIMEFQEMLKLDEKFLWHLLSLTQEGNFKAGRFALISADELIVAHTNETEYRSFISNKKNEALHSRIIVMPIPYNLKVSQEERIYEKMIKESDMTHVHIAPHALRAAAIFSILTRLEVPKKQGIDIVKKMRLYDGESVEGFNEIDVEELKKESQNEGMNGIDPRYVINRISSAIIRKEVPSINALDVLRALKEGLDQHASISTEDREKYMNYIAIARKEYDEIAKKEVQKAFVYSYEESAISLMNNYLDNVEAYCNKNKMRDPLTGEEMNPDEKLMRSIEEQIGISENAKKAFREEILIRLSAYARKGKRFEYNSHERLREAIQKKLFADLKDVVKITTSSKTPDEAHLKKVNEVVARLIDEHGYNSTSANELLRYVGSLLNR; encoded by the coding sequence ATGGATATTTTGAACAAGGTCAAGAGCTACCGTGAAGAAGAGAATAAACTGAAATGGGAAGGCACGTTCGAAGAGTATTTAGGCATTGTGAAAGATAGACCAGAAGTTGCCCAAACGGCACACTCGCGTGTTTATAATATGATTAATAGTTCAGGATTAACGGAAAGAGATGGTCTGAAAATGTACCATTTCTTCGGGAATGAAATTTTTGGACTGGAAACGGCGATAGAACGACTTGTGCAAGAATATTTTCATCCAGCTGCCAAAAGACTAGACGTTCGGAAGCGAATTCTTTTACTAATGGGACCAGTAAGTGGAGGGAAATCCTCCATTGTGACGTTGTTAAAGCGAGGTCTTGAGCAATATTCGCGGACAGATGAAGGAGCAGTTTATGCTATCAAAGGTTGTCCAATGCACGAAGATCCTTTGCATTTAATTCCACAACATTTGCGTGAAGACTTTACAGAAGAATATGGAATTCGAATTGAAGGTAGTTTATCTCCACTCAATTCGATGCGACTTGAAAAGGAATACGAAGGTCGAATAGAACATGTTATAATCGAACGAATTTTTTTCTCAGAGGATAAACGAGTTGGAATTGGGACTTTCACACCGTCTGATCCTAAGTCACAAGATATTGCTGACTTAACAGGTAGTATAGATTTTTCCACGATTGCTGAATTTGGTTCGGAATCGGATCCGCGTGCATATCGTTTTGATGGTGAATTAAATAAAGCAAATCGTGGAATCATGGAATTTCAAGAAATGCTTAAATTAGATGAAAAATTTCTTTGGCATTTATTATCCCTGACACAAGAAGGGAATTTTAAAGCAGGTAGATTTGCTTTAATTAGTGCGGACGAATTGATCGTAGCGCATACGAACGAAACAGAGTACAGATCCTTTATTTCCAATAAAAAGAACGAAGCATTACATTCGCGAATTATTGTCATGCCAATTCCTTACAACCTAAAAGTGAGTCAAGAAGAGCGTATATATGAAAAAATGATTAAAGAAAGTGATATGACGCATGTTCATATTGCACCGCATGCACTAAGAGCAGCTGCTATCTTCTCCATTTTGACAAGGCTAGAAGTTCCGAAAAAACAAGGTATTGATATTGTGAAGAAAATGCGCCTATATGACGGGGAAAGCGTAGAAGGGTTTAACGAAATTGACGTGGAAGAATTGAAAAAGGAATCTCAAAACGAAGGAATGAATGGAATTGATCCTCGTTATGTCATCAATCGAATTTCTTCCGCTATCATTCGTAAGGAAGTGCCGTCTATTAATGCATTGGACGTTTTACGCGCACTGAAGGAAGGGCTTGATCAGCACGCATCTATTTCGACAGAAGACCGCGAAAAATATATGAATTATATTGCCATTGCTCGAAAAGAATACGATGAAATAGCGAAGAAGGAAGTTCAAAAAGCATTTGTCTATTCCTATGAAGAATCAGCAATATCATTAATGAATAACTACTTGGATAATGTAGAGGCATATTGCAATAAAAACAAAATGCGAGACCCGCTTACTGGGGAAGAAATGAATCCAGATGAAAAACTGATGCGCTCTATTGAAGAACAAATAGGTATATCCGAAAATGCTAAGAAAGCATTTCGAGAGGAAATCCTTATTCGTCTTTCAGCTTACGCTAGAAAAGGGAAGCGATTTGAATATAATTCGCATGAGCGATTACGTGAAGCAATACAAAAGAAACTTTTCGCAGATTTAAAAGATGTTGTTAAAATTACGACTTCTTCCAAAACACCAGATGAAGCACATCTTAAAAAGGTGAATGAGGTAGTTGCTCGACTAATAGATGAACATGGATATAATTCCACATCCGCAAATGAATTGCTGCGATATGTGGGAAGTTTACTCAATCGATAA
- the yhbH gene encoding sporulation protein YhbH yields the protein MNEKNENHYVISQENWSLHRKGYQDQERHMDKVKEAIKDNLPDLISEESIIMSNGREVIKIPIRSLDEYKIRYNHDKTKHVGQGDGDSQVGEIIARDPSSGGSGAGQGKQAGDQAGKDYYEAEVTIAELENILFKEMELPNLQQKEQAEITTDKVEFNDIRKKGLMGNIDKKRTIITAIKRNAMKGKAEISPLHNDDLRFKTWDEVTKPESKAVVLAMMDTSGSMGAFEKYCARSFFFWMTRFLRSKYETVEIEFIAHHTEAKVVTEEAFFSKGESGGTICSSAYQKALELIAEKYNPARFNIYPVHFSDGENMTSDNEKCIKLVNELMEVSSMFGYGEVNAHSRYSTLMNTYKKLENPKFRYYVLKENRDVYEALKSLFKVPN from the coding sequence ATGAATGAAAAAAATGAAAATCATTATGTCATCTCACAAGAAAATTGGTCTTTGCACAGAAAAGGTTATCAAGATCAGGAACGTCATATGGATAAAGTAAAAGAAGCAATAAAAGACAATTTGCCAGACTTAATCAGTGAAGAAAGTATTATCATGTCGAACGGACGAGAAGTAATTAAAATACCCATTCGTTCATTGGATGAATACAAGATTCGTTATAACCACGATAAAACAAAACATGTTGGTCAAGGAGATGGCGATAGTCAAGTAGGAGAGATTATTGCTCGCGATCCTAGCAGTGGGGGAAGTGGGGCAGGGCAAGGGAAACAGGCAGGAGATCAAGCAGGGAAGGATTATTATGAAGCAGAAGTAACCATTGCTGAATTAGAAAATATTTTATTCAAAGAAATGGAATTACCGAATTTACAGCAAAAGGAACAAGCGGAAATTACAACCGATAAAGTGGAATTTAACGATATTCGGAAAAAAGGGCTTATGGGAAATATAGATAAGAAGCGGACGATTATTACAGCTATTAAACGTAATGCGATGAAAGGAAAAGCGGAAATTTCACCGCTTCATAACGATGACTTGCGTTTTAAAACATGGGACGAAGTGACAAAACCTGAATCCAAAGCAGTTGTTCTCGCTATGATGGACACAAGTGGTTCGATGGGAGCTTTTGAAAAGTATTGCGCAAGAAGTTTCTTTTTCTGGATGACTAGGTTTTTACGATCTAAATACGAGACGGTTGAAATTGAATTTATTGCCCATCATACAGAAGCAAAAGTTGTAACAGAAGAGGCTTTTTTTTCAAAAGGTGAAAGTGGAGGGACTATTTGTTCATCAGCTTATCAAAAAGCATTAGAGCTTATTGCTGAAAAGTACAATCCCGCACGTTTCAATATTTATCCCGTTCACTTTTCGGACGGTGAAAATATGACAAGTGATAATGAGAAATGTATCAAGCTTGTAAATGAACTAATGGAAGTTTCCAGCATGTTTGGATACGGGGAAGTAAATGCGCATAGTAGATATTCTACGTTAATGAACACCTATAAAAAACTCGAAAATCCAAAGTTTCGTTATTATGTGTTAAAAGAAAATCGCGATGTATATGAAGCTCTGAAAAGTCTTTTTAAAGTCCCAAATTAG